Below is a window of Candidatus Equadaptatus faecalis DNA.
TGCGCTCCGTACTCAAGCGGGAATTGCCCGGTAAAACGTTTGCCTCACTGCGTTCGGCACAGGCGGGCAATTCACCCACCGCTTTCGTCTGCACTTAGCACTTCGCAAAACCTTAGAACCGCTAAAATCATCGTCTTCCTGCGAAAATCCGTCAGGAGCAGATTTTGCGCAGCCTGTGCCCCGTAGGGGTAGATCCAGCGACTTTGCCCCGCAGGGGCTTGTTTCTAACGGGCAAAGCCCGTAACGACACTGGATTCTGCACTTCCGCTTCGCTCCATGCAGAAAGACGGACTTTTTATTGTTTCTTCAAGGTTTTCGCTTTTAGCCTTGGGTTTTTGCTTATAGCATATAGCTTATGGCTTACAGCTTTCTTTTAGTTCTTCGTTCTGCGTTCGTCGTCTCGTGCCCTGTGGGGTATCTTCGTTCCGCGCAGCGGATCCAGCGACTTTGCCCCGCAGGGGCTTGTTTCTAACGGGCAAAGCCCGTAACGCCACTGGATTCCGCGCCTCCGCGTTGCTTCGCGCAGAATGACGGACTTTTTATTGTTTCTTCAAGGTTTTCGCTTTTAGCCTTTGGCTTTTGCTTATAGCATATAGCTTATGGCTTACAGCTTTTTTCCTTCCTGCCGTTATTATACCATTTCCGAAAGAATTTACACCGTTTTTTTGCGTTTTTTCTAAGTGTTTTTACTGATTTTTACTGCCGCCCAAAAATGCAAAATTCTTAAAATTGGTATTGACAATATATATATGTACACTCTGCGTGTAGTCTCATGGAAACGGTATAAAATCCCGCCTTTCAGGCGAGGTGAGTGTCGCGAAATCTCTTGTGAGACAAATTTTAGGAGGTGTATTTGTATGAAAAAGTTTTTTGCTTTAATGCTTTTGGTTGGTGCGCTGTTTGTTCTCTGTGCTCCTGCATTTGCCGACGGAGATTTGTGCCCGCTATGCGGCGAATATGCTGCCTATTATAATCCCCAGGCGAGCCGCTATGAATGCGCGTGGTGTTACTGGAAGTTTTAGGTGGAGTTGGGACAATTAAGCACAATGGAACGAGCGGGCTTATTGCCCGCTCATTTTTTTGCGGTCTCCGATTTTGTTGTCCTCCGGTTCAAAGGTTACAACAGGGAACAGTCTGTTCCGCCGTGCGCTATTTCAGCTTGAAATCCCAGTATTTGCTGTAATCCTCATGCAGGGATATTCTCATGGTCTGTTTGCCCATGTCATAGACAGAGGTGTACACGGTCTCCCAAAAACCGTCGGGGTTGTCGCGCGTGCAGTGCGAAAACGCCTGAACAATTTCGTCAACGTGCGGCTGCATTTCGTCCATCGGCGTATTTATGTTGTAATCCTTTCCTGTTGCGCTGTCGTATTGGTAATGCTCTGAATACCAGAAAGGCTTGGTACTCTTTTTGTATGCCTGCGTGTAATGCACGCTCTGCATAAGCCTGCGCATATTTTCTACGGAAGCTGCTTTGTCATAGCCCTTCTTAATGATGTCCATGCGCTCAATACCGCAGGCGTGAGGCGTATAACCGTCAACAGACAGATAATAATTCGTCATTGCCTCCGGATTTTTAACGACACGCAGTTCATTGTCCACTACTTCAACAACGTAAGATTCCTTCGGGTCTGCGATCATCCAGTGCAGTGTTGAAATTTTGGGCTTGTCAACAAGATTTTTGCCACGAAGCAGCTCAACAGCCTCCGCCGCGCTTTCCGCGTTGTCAAGAACATAGCGGACAACCGTAAGATACGGCAGGTCTTTTGCCCCTGGATTTGTGCTGTCATGTTCAACCTCTTTCGGAACGTAGTTTGAGTTGCACGTTACGCCTTTTTCGTTTATGCCGTCCAAAACCACGAACGGAAGCAGTTTTTTCATATCTTCGGAAAGTTCCCCGCTGTCTGCTTCCGCGAGGGGGACGTTTTGCATCATTACGACGCCCAGACTTGCGTAACGCTTGTCATTCCCCTCAACCCACACGACAAAATTGGGATCCTGTCCCATGAAAAAGTCGAAATTGCGCCCGTAAAAATTTCCGTTCACGACAGCGCTGCAGGCAAAAGCTTTTCCCTTGTCCGCCGCAGTTGTTATTTTGAAAAACTTTCTTATCAGCTCGGTATCGGAATAGACGCTCTCATCAAGGTCGTCATAGCGTGTCTTGTAAAGATAATCGGACACCTTTTCAACCTTCATCGCTTCCTCCGGCTTTTTGGAGTAATTTGCTTCGCTGTCCCCGTTGCACCCTCCGACGAAAATCACCGACGAAAACAGCACGGCAGCCGCGAAGAACACTAAAAGTTTTGATTTTATGTCTGACTTGAACATAACGATACCGCCTTCCAAAAATTTATACTGCCCAACGCCATTATAACATTTCAGCAAGAATTTGCACCGCTTTTCTTTTGTTTTTGTTTTTTGTTTGGCAGAGAGCTCTTGATAGATTGTTTCATTGATAAGACTTGACAAGTTCAATGGAAGAATTATAGAATTGCTGCGTCAGATTTCGCTTGGGAGGAGAAAAAGTTTATGGATAAGGATAGAATAATTTGGTTAGATTGTTTAAGGATAGCAGCTTGTTTTGCGGTTATATTTGCTCACACTGCTATACATGCATTTATAGCACGAGATCCAAGTTCATTGGGTTGGCATATTTGCAACTGTTATGACGTCATTGGGCAGTGGGCTAATTTTGCGTTCTTTATGATATCAGGAGTTTTCTTCCTTGATCCTGACAGGGAAATTTCTATAGATAAATTGTATTCAAAATATATTAAAAAGCTCGCCATTGTCTTTTTATTTTGGTTTCCCTTGAATAACATATTTTTCCTTTGGTATGGAAGCAAACTTTTCTCTCCAAATATTTTTGTGACAGCAAAAGTTTTTTTTCTTTTACGCCCATTGCATCTTTGGTTTTTGCCTATGATAATCGGCTTTTATATTTCCGTGCCGCTTCTTCGGTGCATAACGCAAAACGAAAAAATCCTGCCCTACTGCATATTTGTAGGCATATTGGCAACGTTAGTAAAGTACTTTAATGTAAAAATTATTGTAGATTTTGCCCGTTACATAGTAGCCCCATGTTTACCATTCATCCTGGGATATTATTTGATGAAGTGTAAAAAAATTAGCGGCAAAGCAGAATTTGCCTTGTATGCTCTCGGCATAATAGGGTATCTGTCTATGATTTTGCCAACAGCATATTTTTCATGCAAAGAAGGCAAGACACACATGGTGTACCTTGATGAGTGTAAATTTGTAATGGCTGTTGCAATTTTTTGCTTTTTCAAATGTCGTGTTGCTAAAGTAAATTTTTCTCCTCGGGCAAAATCAATAATACTGTTCCTATCTTCGCACACATTGGGGATATATTTGCTCCAAACGCCGCTTCGTTGTCTTGTTCACAGGTATCTTTTGCCAATAAATTCTTTTACCCCTTTATTTTCCATTCCTGTTGTGGCAATAATTACGTTTTTAATTTCTTTGGTAATAACTGTGTTACTCAAAAAAATCCCGCGGTTTAACAAGTATTTTATTTAGCAAAACTAATTTCCGGCGCACTATGTTTGACGGTGATCATCAGCGTGGGTGGCTATTTTGCAGACTATAACGTATAATTTTGACAAATATGGGGGTGCTTCGCATGAGGAGAAATAATTACGCCTTTTTGGCGGCGGCGGTTCTCTTGTTCGCCGTTTTGGCGTGGCTGAACGGCAGAGCCGGTTCCGTGGCGGGAGAGAGCTACAAGCCTGCGGCTTACGCCACGATTTTTGCCCTTTTCCCGCCCGTTATAGCGATAGTTCTTGCTCTTGTCACCAAGGAGGTTTATTCTTCGCTTTTTACCGGCATTTTCTTCGGAGCGCTGCTTTACGCAAACGGCAATCTTGAATTTATGCTGAATACGCTTTTTTACAATGCCGAGGGCGGTATGGTGACAAAGCTTTCCAATGCGTGGAACGTCGGTATCCTGATTTTTCTGATTATTTTGGGCATTCTTGTAGCGCTGATGAACAGGGTCGGCGGTTCCCGCGCCTTCGGGCACTGGGCTTCAAAGAACATCAAGACCCGCACGGGCGCTTTGTGCGCCACAGCTTTGCTCGGCATTCTGATTTTCGTGGACGACTATTTCAACTGCCTCACCGTCGGTTCGGTTATGCGTCCCGTTACGGACAAGTGCAATATCAGCCGCGCGAAACTCGCCTACCAGATAGACGCAACCGCCGCCCCTGTCTGTATTCTTGCGCCCGTTTCGAGCTGGGCGGCGGCCGTTTCGTCTTCCGTCCCCGCCGGTTCGCATATCAACGGTTTTACAATGTTTCTGCACACAATACCTTTCAATTTCTATGCACTCGGCACTTTGTTTATGCTTTTTGCCCTTGCGTTTATGGATTTTGATTTCGGCGCTATGAAGCTGCATGAGGACAACGCGGCAAAGGGCGACCTGTTCACCACTCCCGAACGCCCTTACGGCGAAGCGGACGAGGAGCTCAGCAATCCGAAAGGACAGGTGTTTGACCTGGCGGCGCCCGTTGCCATTCTGATTATTTTCTGCTGTACGGGTATGCTTTACACCGGCGGATTTTTTAAGGGCGTTCCTTTTGTTGACGCTTTCACGAACTGCGATGCTTCCAAAGGTCTTGTTTTCGGAAGCATTTCCACTCTTGCCGCGACTTTTCTGCTGTATATGTTCCGCAGCGTGATTACGTTCCGCGAGTTTATGGATTGCGTGCCCGACGGTTTTAAGGCTATGGTTGCCCCGGTTCTGATTTTGACTATGGCGTGGACGCTGTCAGGTATGACCACTCTGCTCGGCGCAAAGTTTTACGTGCATGACATAGTTGCAAGTTCGGCTGCCTCTCTGCGGCTTTTTCTTCCGTTTATTATTTTTATCATCGCGGTTTTCCTCGCTTTTTCAACAGGCACAAGCTGGGGAACTTTTGCGATTTTAATTCCGATTGTGTGCAATATTTTTGACAGTCCTGACACTTATCAGACTCTTGTAGTTTCAATCGCCGCCTGTCTTTCGGGCGCCGTCGCGGGCGATCACAGCTCGCCGATCAGCGACACGACTATTATGGCGTCCGCCGGCGCGCATTGCGAACACGTCAATCACGTAACAACACAGCTGCCTTACGTATCTGTCGTGACTGCCTGTTCCGCCGCAGGTTATCTCTTTACGGGGTGGCTTGCTTATTCTTTTGAGAACAGTTTTGCTTTGATCGGACTGCCTTTCACTCTCATGCTGCTGTTCGGTGCATTGTATACAATTCGTTCGCGCGTAAAAAATCACAGCGCATAACTCAGCCGCAAGGCATTATAAAAGCCCCGCTTTTGCGGGGCTCTGTTTTTTGGTTCGAACCGTTTTTTGTTGCTTATTACTAGTCAACCAGCTGGATTTTGTTGATACGAGAACCAGCCGCTTTCGCGTCTGTTTCTCGTATGTCCGTAATCCAGATTAGTCAACCAGCTGGATTACGACCATCGGCGACGCGTCGCCGGGGCGTGTTCCGAGTTTGACTATTCTTGTATATCCGCCGTTACGGTTGGCATATTTCGGACCAAGCTCGCTGAAGAGCTTGATTACCGCTTCTTTGTGCGGCATACGGGCGATAACAAGGCGGCGGTCGGTAAGTGTGCCTGATTTTGCTTTTGTAATCATTTTTTCGGCAACCTTACGAAGTTCTTTCGCTCTTGTTTCCGTTGTAACTATGCTGCCGGCCACAAAGAGACTTGCCGCCATGTTGCCGAGCATTGCCCAGCGATGGGAACTGCAGCGTCCCAGTTTTCTAAGTGCCATGCGGTGTCTCATTTATTTTTCCTCCTCTGTTTCTTTGTCTCCTGCAAGGTGAAGGTCAAGCTTTGCAAGCCTCTCTTCAATTTCCTTAAGGGAAATTCTGCCAAGGTTGCGCGTCTTCATAAGTTCTTCTTTGCTTTTTCCGACAAGGTCGCTTATGAGGTGCACACCTCCGCGAAGCAGACAGTTTTCGCTGCGGACGGAAAGCTCCAAATCGCGGACGGAACGGCTGAGCCATGCGTTGTCGCCTATCTGGTATGCTTTCTGTTTCGGCGTATTGTCGCTGATGTCCGGATCTTCAACGTCGCTGCTTCCCGGACCGGCTATTGTATCTATTATTGAGACGTAGTAGCTTTTGAGAATTTTTCCGGCCTGAACTATGGCGTCTTCGGCACTGATCGTGCCGTTCGTCCATATTTCAAGGTTGAGACTGTCGTAGTCTGTACGCTGTCCCAGACGTTTGTCAGCGATTTCGTATTTAACCCTTTCAACAGGCGAGAAAAGCGCGTCCGTCTGCATCGCGTCTGCCGGCAGCCACGCCGCGCGCGGTCTGTCAATAGGCGCATAGCCCGTTCCGGTGCTTATGTAGATATCCATTGCAATGCGGGCGCCGTCTTCAAGCGTGCAGATGTAGGCGTCCGGATTAGGGAATTCAATATCTGCGTCCGGTTCAATATCCGCCGCCGTAACGCGCTTCGGACCGACTGCGTCAAGTCTGAGCGTTTTTACGGTATTTGAGCGGCAGCTGACTGCTATATGCTTAAGGTTTACAAGAAGTTCAATCACGTCTTCCTTTACGCCGGAAACCGTGCTGAACTCGTGAAGAACACCCTCTATGCGAACCGCAATGATTGCTGCTCCGGAGATTGAAGAAAGCAGAACGCGGCGGAGCGAGTTTCCGAGCGTTACCCCGTAGCCTCTTTCAAGCGGCTCGATTGTTAATTTACCGTATGAGGGGGTAGACTCCTGCATTACGACATCGTAACGATCGTGTTCCATACTAACCCCTTCCTTTCACTTGTTAGCACTAACGTGCATAGAATTCGACAACGAGCTGCTCCTGGACAGGAACTTCAATCTGTTCGCGGACAGGCAGCGTCACGACCGTTCCCGTAAGCGCGTCGGCATTAAGCTCAAGCCACGCAGGAACTGCGTGGGTCACGGCGCTTTCAACGTTTTCCTTGATGACTGCGAGTTCGCGGCTGCCTTCGGCAACGGCGATTACGTCGCCCTGTTTAAGGATCGCGCTGGGGATGTCAAGCTTGCGTCCGTTGACGGTGAAATGTCCGTGGCGGACAAGCTGACGTGCCTGGGCACGGCTGACGCCGAAACCGAGACGGTAGACAATGTTGTCTATGCGGCGTTCAAGAAGCTGAAGGAAGTTGTGGCCTGTCTGTCCGGCAAGTCTTGCTGCTTCAGCGTAAATTGTGCTGAACTGTGTTTCGTTGAGGCTGTAGAAACGGCGAAGTTTCTGTTTTTCGCGAAGACGGAGTCCGTATTCGCTCATTTTGCCGCGGCGTGTTCCGTGCTGTCCCGGTTTTGAATTGCGTTTTTTGAATGCGCATTTCTCGGTATAGCAGCGGTCGCCTTTAAGAAAGAGCTGGCAGCCTTCTGCACGGCAGAGGCGGCATACAGGTCCTGTATATCTGCTCATACTTTGTTTCCTCCTTTAAAACTACACGCGACGACGCTTCGGCGGACGGCATCCGTTGTGCGGAATCGGTGTTGCGTCACGAATGACGTTAATGCTGAGTCCTGCTGCCTGAAGGGCACGAATTGCTGATTCGCGTCCGGGTCCCGGACCTTTGACGATTACGTCAACTTCGGTGACACCATGTTCCTGGGCTGCTTTTGCTGCCTGGGCTGCTGACATCTGCGCTGCATACGGAGTTGATTTGCGTGCGCCCTTGAATCCGACGTTTCCGCCTGCAGACCATGAAAGGGCGTTGCCCTGTTTATCCGTAAGCGTTACGATTGTGTTGTTGAACGTTGAATAAATGTGTGCAACACCGTAGCTTACGTTCTTCTTATCTTTGCGTTTACGAGTACGCTGTACGCGTTTGGCCACTTGATATTCCCTCCCTGTAAAGCGTTATTTCGTAGCTTTTTTCTTGCCGGCAACCGTGCGTTTCGGTCCCTTGCGGGTGCGGGCGTTGGTTTTGGTCTTCTGTCCGCGGACAGGAAGTCCCTGACGGTGTCTGAGACCACGGTAACTTCCGATGTCCATAAGACGTTTGATGTTCATTGCTCTCTCACGGCGAAGGTCGCCTTCGAGAACGTAGTTTTCGAGTTCTGCGCGAAGCTTCTGTTCGTCTTCCTCGCTCATATCCTTGACGCGGACGTCAGGATTCACACCCGTTGCTTCAAGAATGCGGCTTGCATAGGCAGGTCCGATTCCGTAAATGTAGGTGAGGGCGATTTCGATTCTTTTTTCGCGCGGCAGATCGACTCCTGCTAAACGTGCCATAAGCTGTTATCTCCTTCCACCCTGGCGCTGTTTGTGACGCGGGTTTTTGCTGCAAATAACGCGCACGACGCCATGACGTTTGATTATTCTGCAAAATTCACAAATTGGTTTGACCGATGGTCTTACTTTCATTTGTTGCAGACCTCCTTGAGAAATTCTTAATACATAGATTTGTTTTTTATTTGTATCTATATGTGATTCGCCCACGGGTCAAGTCGTATGGCGAAAGCTCCAATTGTACACGGTCACCCGGAAGAATCCTTATAAAATTCATCCGCATCTTTCCGGAAACATGGGCCAGTATTTTATGACCGTTTTCCAACTCTACACGGAACATGGCATTAGGCAGCGGTTCAACAACCTTACCCTTTACCTCAATTACATCTTCCTTGTCCATGCAGTTTCTCAACCTCCCTGTTTGCAGGATACGCTGCCTTTGTTCAGACTGCCGGAATCTTACCGATCCGCCAGACGTTATCCGGGGTTCTGTTCCCGCAACCTCTCGGCAGCTCTTTAAGATTGATCTGCGTCTCTTGTGAAGGTGTTTCATGTTCTTTCATTCCGGACTGCCGCATTCGCCAAAATCCGTGTCTGCGCCACCCGTTTTCGAATCACCTTCCGTGGCACTGCCACGAATAAATTTCCTGCGTACTTTGTTTGACGAACTTTTACAAGATCGCCGGGTCTGAATTTCGCTGCGCTATTCCTCCCACGGAGTAAGTATCTCAACCCCGTTGTCCGTGACGAGCAGCGTATTTTCAAAATGCGCCGCGTCACTGCCGTCAGCTGTAACGACCGTCCACTGGTCGTCCAAAGTTTTAACTTCTTCAGCGCCCGTCATTACCATTGGTTCAACACAAAAGGTCATTCTCGGTTTTATGACAAGTCCGCTGCCCTGCTTCCCGTAGTTGGGAACCTGAGGCGCTTCGTGCGGTCTCCTGCCTATTCCGTGACCGGCATAGTCTCTGACGAGACCGTAGCCCTGCGGTATAACGGTCTGTTCAACCGCGTAACCGATATCTCCGAGTGTTGCCCCCGGTTTGACTGCCTTCATACCGTTGTGGAGAGACTGAAGAGTGATGTCGAGCAGCCGCTTGCGTTCATCACTGATTTGTCCAACTGCGTACGTACAGCAGGCATCGCCGAAAAATCCGTCTATGGAGGCTCCTGTATCTACCGTAAAGATGTCACCCTCCTGGAGGATTCTGTCTTTTGAAGGTATTCCGTGAACCACCTCGTTGTTGATTGAGGCGCATATCGTTCCTGGAAATGCTACCGGAACCCATGACACTTTGTAGTTCTTAAAAGCAGGTTTACCGCCTGACTTTCTGATAAGATCCTCGGCAGCCAGGTCCAGAGTCAGCGTATCCACACCCGGCTTTACGAGGTCTCTCATCAGTTTAAGTATATCTGCTACAAGCTGTCCCGCTTTCCTCATTTTCACAAGGTCGCGGTCGCTTTTGAAGGTTATCATTTATCTTATGCCTTTGCTCTCAAGCAGATTCAGGACAGCATCCTTAGCTCCCGATGCGTCAATTTTGAGAAGAACGCCCTGCGAGCCGTAGTAATCGACTATGGGCGCCGTCTGCTCGTGGAATACGGCGAGGCGTTTGCGGATGACTTCTTCCTTGTCGTCATCGCGCTGAATGACCTCTCCTCCGCATTTGTCGCAGACACCTTCAACCTTTGCAGGTTTGAGCATCGTGTTGTAAATTTCTCCGCACGCCTTGCAAACTCTTCTTGAAGTAAGTCTGTTGACAACGACTTCGTCTTCAATTTCAAGTTCCACCGCCGCGTCGAGTCTCATGCCGAGTTTGTCCAAAAGCCTGCCCAGCGCTTCTGCCTGAGGCAGCGTTCTCGGAAAACCGTCGAGCATAAATCCTGCAATGCAGTCGTTTTCCTTGAGGCGTTCCTCCATCATGTCAATTATGACCTGATCCGGAACGAGTTTGCCTGCGTCCATATAGGATTTCGCCAATTTTCCGAGCTCAGTGCCTTCTTTGACGTTGGCCCTGAGCATATCGCCCGTTGAAATGTGGGCTATCGGATATTTGGCTTTAATCGTTGCGGCCTGTGTTCCCTTGCCTGCGCCCGGGGCGCCTATAAGGATTATTCTCATCTTGTTCAGTTCTTATTACAGTCTGAGAAGACCGCCTGATTTGTTCTGGCGTTTCAAAATGCCCTGATAGTGGCGCATAAGAAGCTGCGCTTCGATCTCGTGAACAGTGTCAAGAGCGACACCGACAACGATGATGACCGCGGTTCCGCCGAAATAGAAGGAGTGGATGTTGAGAACTCTCGTCATAATCGTCGGGACAACCGCGATGAGTGCGAGGGCCGCAGATCCGGCGAGCGTAATGCGCTCCATAACCTTCTCTATGTATTCTTCGGTCGGCTTGCCCGGACGGATACCGAGAATAAAGCCGCCGTTTTTCTTCATGTTTTCGGCTATTTCATCCGGTTTGAAGACAACAGCCGTGTAGAAGAAACCGAAGAAAACTATCAGGATTACGTACAGTATCATGTAAACAGGACTCGTCGGGCTGAACCACTGAACGATTTTCTGCGCTGTGGCGCCGTGGAAGAATCCGGCGATAGTGTACGGGAAAAGCAGTATTGATGACGCGAAGATAATAGGTATAACGCCTGCCGTATTGACTCTGAGCGGGATGAACGTGCTCTGTCCGCCGTACATTTTGTTGCCTACCACGCGTTTGGCGTACTGGACGGACATGCGGCGCTGACCTTCCTGAAGAAGGATACATCCGGCTATAACCGCAAGCATAAACACGATTGCGATGAGAAATACGATGAAATTAAGTTCGCCGAGTTTCAGAAGCTGGAACGTGCGAATGACCGCATCGGGAATTCTTGCGACGATACCCGCAAAAATGAGCATTGAAATACCGTTGCCAATTCCGTAGTCGGACATAAGCTCACCGATCCACATAACGGCCATTGCGCCCGTCGTGAGCGTGAGCGTTACGACGCACACGTCAATCCATGAACCGGAGAAAATTCCTGCGCTTCTGAGCCAGCCTGTCATACCAAGAGCCTGAACAACCGCGAAAACGATGGTACCGATACGTGTGTACTGCACCATTTTTTTCTGGCCTTCAGGACCTTCCTTCATCATTTTCTCAAGGCTCGGTATAACAACTGCGAGCAGCTGCATAACGATACTTGAGTTGATATACGGCGTGACGCCCATTGCAAAGATACCAAATCTGCTGAGGGCGCCGCCTGCGAAGAGGTCGAGGAAACCCAGTATACCGCTCTGTTCAAAAAGCTTTGAAAGTGCCGCTGCATTGATACCCGGCGTCGGAATAAGCGCACCGAGACGGTACACAAAGAGCGCGCCGAGAACAAAGAGGAAGCGGCGTTTCAAATCAGGCAGTCTGAAGGCATCTTTTAAGGAGTCTAACACCTTAGATCACCTCGGCTTTTCCACCGGCTGCTTCGAGCTTTGCTTTTGCTGAAGCGCTGAATGCTTTTGCCTTTACTGTAAGTTTTTTCGTGATTTCGCCTTCACCGAGAATCTTGAGAGGCGCCGCCGCGTCTGAGATAAGGCGGAGAGCTGCGAGCTTAGCCGCATCCACTTCTGCCCCGTCTTCAAAGCGGGCGTCGAGTTCGTCAAGATTCACGACCTGATATTTAACAGCAAAACGGAAGTTGCTGAAGCCGCGTTTAGGGATGCGGCGGGCAAGCGGCATCTGGCCGCCTTCAAAGTTCGGGCTGATGTCCGGGCTTTTGCGGGCTTTCTGACCTTTATGGCCTTTACCTGCTGTTTTACCCTGTCCGCTTCCAAGTCCCTGTCCGAGACGTTTTTTGGCTTTTCTTGAGCCCGGTGCCGGGCAAAGTTCTTCAAGCTTCATGCCGGAACCTCCTATTCTTCCTCTGACCACTCGAGCAGGTGGCTGATCTTGTTGACCATGCCGCGAATCTGCGGAGTGTCATTGTGAATTACAGTGTCATTGAGCTTGTGAAGTCCGAGAGCTGCAATGACTCTTTCCTGACGCGGAGGACGTCCGACTGTGCTTCTTTTCCATGTAATGCGAAGTTTGGCCATAGTCTGTGAACCTCCTATGCGTCTTTACGCTCGATACCGCGGAGACGGTATATTTCTTCCGGCGTGCGGAAGCGTTTAACCGCGTCCATGGTTGCGTATGCGATGTTAATCGGGTTTGCCGTTCTGCCCGTTACCTTAGCGATAACGTCTTTAATTCCGCCAAGTTCCATGATCGGACGAACCGATGAACCTGCGAGAACTCCGGTACCCGGGGCTGCGGGACGGAAGAGAACTTCCGCTGCGCCGAATTTGCCGATAATCGGGTGAGGAATTGTCGTACCAACCTTTTTAAGGTCGATAAGGTTTTTCTTTGCATGCTCTACAGCTTTGCGCATTGCTTCGGAAATTTCCTTCGCTTTGCCCATGCCGAGACCAACCTGGTCAACGCCGTCACCAACCGCAACGAGGACTGCGAAACGGAAACGTTTGCCGCCTTTGACAACCTTTGCTACGCGGTTGACAAAAACTACGCGCTCCGTAAGTTCCATTCCTCTGCTGCTGTATGATTTATTGGCTTCTTTTTTGTTGTTTGTCTTGTTTTCTTTCGCCACGGTACTCTGCCTCCCCTTAGAACTTCAGGCCGGCTTCACGAGCTGCATCTGCGAGAGCCTGGACTCTTCCGTGATAGATGTGTCCGCCTCTGTCAAAAACAACTGTGTTGACGCCTTTAGCCAGAGCACGTTCCGCTATCTGTTTGCCAACCTCTTTGGCTGCTTCGATGTTTCCTTTTTTGTCTGCGCCGAAGCTTTTGTCCATCGTTGAGGCTGAAACAAGCGTGCATCCCTTTTCGTCATCGATAATCTGAGCGTAGATATGCTTCAGACTGCCGAATACCGAAAGACGCGGGCGTTCCGCTGTTCCGGATACGTGCTTCCTGAGGCGCTGGTGGCGGAGTTCGCGCATTGCATTACGACTGCGATTTTTCAACGTCCTACACCTCGCCTTTACTTCGATTTAGCACCGGCTTTGCCGGCCTTGCGAATTACGTACTCGCCTTCGTATCTGATACCTTTGCCTTTGTACGGTTCCGGTGAGCGGTATTCGCGTATGTTAGCCGCGACCTGACCTACGATCTGTTTGTCAATGCCGCTGACTGTGATGTTAATCGGTGACGGGCAGGCGAATTCGATTCCCTGCGGGGGAACGACTTCAATCGTGTGCGAATAGCCGAGGCTGAGCACAAGCGTTTTGCCCTGCATGGCAGCACGGTAGCCTACGCCGACGATTTCAAGTTTTTTCTCAAAACCTGAGCTTACACCGGTGATCATGTTGTTGAGGAGAGCTCTTGTCATACCGTGAGCAGCGCGTACGGCTTTAATTTCGCTTTCGCGCTCTACGACAACTTTGCCCTCTTCAAGCTTGACGTTGATCTGCGGCATAATGTCCATTTCAAGCGTGCCT
It encodes the following:
- a CDS encoding linear amide C-N hydrolase; protein product: MFKSDIKSKLLVFFAAAVLFSSVIFVGGCNGDSEANYSKKPEEAMKVEKVSDYLYKTRYDDLDESVYSDTELIRKFFKITTAADKGKAFACSAVVNGNFYGRNFDFFMGQDPNFVVWVEGNDKRYASLGVVMMQNVPLAEADSGELSEDMKKLLPFVVLDGINEKGVTCNSNYVPKEVEHDSTNPGAKDLPYLTVVRYVLDNAESAAEAVELLRGKNLVDKPKISTLHWMIADPKESYVVEVVDNELRVVKNPEAMTNYYLSVDGYTPHACGIERMDIIKKGYDKAASVENMRRLMQSVHYTQAYKKSTKPFWYSEHYQYDSATGKDYNINTPMDEMQPHVDEIVQAFSHCTRDNPDGFWETVYTSVYDMGKQTMRISLHEDYSKYWDFKLK
- a CDS encoding acyltransferase family protein, with protein sequence MDKDRIIWLDCLRIAACFAVIFAHTAIHAFIARDPSSLGWHICNCYDVIGQWANFAFFMISGVFFLDPDREISIDKLYSKYIKKLAIVFLFWFPLNNIFFLWYGSKLFSPNIFVTAKVFFLLRPLHLWFLPMIIGFYISVPLLRCITQNEKILPYCIFVGILATLVKYFNVKIIVDFARYIVAPCLPFILGYYLMKCKKISGKAEFALYALGIIGYLSMILPTAYFSCKEGKTHMVYLDECKFVMAVAIFCFFKCRVAKVNFSPRAKSIILFLSSHTLGIYLLQTPLRCLVHRYLLPINSFTPLFSIPVVAIITFLISLVITVLLKKIPRFNKYFI
- a CDS encoding Na+/H+ antiporter NhaC family protein, translated to MRRNNYAFLAAAVLLFAVLAWLNGRAGSVAGESYKPAAYATIFALFPPVIAIVLALVTKEVYSSLFTGIFFGALLYANGNLEFMLNTLFYNAEGGMVTKLSNAWNVGILIFLIILGILVALMNRVGGSRAFGHWASKNIKTRTGALCATALLGILIFVDDYFNCLTVGSVMRPVTDKCNISRAKLAYQIDATAAPVCILAPVSSWAAAVSSSVPAGSHINGFTMFLHTIPFNFYALGTLFMLFALAFMDFDFGAMKLHEDNAAKGDLFTTPERPYGEADEELSNPKGQVFDLAAPVAILIIFCCTGMLYTGGFFKGVPFVDAFTNCDASKGLVFGSISTLAATFLLYMFRSVITFREFMDCVPDGFKAMVAPVLILTMAWTLSGMTTLLGAKFYVHDIVASSAASLRLFLPFIIFIIAVFLAFSTGTSWGTFAILIPIVCNIFDSPDTYQTLVVSIAACLSGAVAGDHSSPISDTTIMASAGAHCEHVNHVTTQLPYVSVVTACSAAGYLFTGWLAYSFENSFALIGLPFTLMLLFGALYTIRSRVKNHSA
- the rplQ gene encoding 50S ribosomal protein L17, which codes for MALRKLGRCSSHRWAMLGNMAASLFVAGSIVTTETRAKELRKVAEKMITKAKSGTLTDRRLVIARMPHKEAVIKLFSELGPKYANRNGGYTRIVKLGTRPGDASPMVVIQLVD
- a CDS encoding DNA-directed RNA polymerase subunit alpha; amino-acid sequence: MEHDRYDVVMQESTPSYGKLTIEPLERGYGVTLGNSLRRVLLSSISGAAIIAVRIEGVLHEFSTVSGVKEDVIELLVNLKHIAVSCRSNTVKTLRLDAVGPKRVTAADIEPDADIEFPNPDAYICTLEDGARIAMDIYISTGTGYAPIDRPRAAWLPADAMQTDALFSPVERVKYEIADKRLGQRTDYDSLNLEIWTNGTISAEDAIVQAGKILKSYYVSIIDTIAGPGSSDVEDPDISDNTPKQKAYQIGDNAWLSRSVRDLELSVRSENCLLRGGVHLISDLVGKSKEELMKTRNLGRISLKEIEERLAKLDLHLAGDKETEEEK
- the rpsD gene encoding 30S ribosomal protein S4, whose translation is MSRYTGPVCRLCRAEGCQLFLKGDRCYTEKCAFKKRNSKPGQHGTRRGKMSEYGLRLREKQKLRRFYSLNETQFSTIYAEAARLAGQTGHNFLQLLERRIDNIVYRLGFGVSRAQARQLVRHGHFTVNGRKLDIPSAILKQGDVIAVAEGSRELAVIKENVESAVTHAVPAWLELNADALTGTVVTLPVREQIEVPVQEQLVVEFYAR